A region of Fibrobacter succinogenes subsp. succinogenes S85 DNA encodes the following proteins:
- a CDS encoding glycosyltransferase family 2 protein, translating to MPKISVIVPVYNVEKYIKECIESLLNQSFSDFELILVDDGSTDKSASICDFYASKDSRIKVFHKQNGGVSSARNLGIEKSVGEWIAFVDSDDYVDAKYLENLYKSAYSCDLISCGFFVTNEFGEKTNSNVNPSGFFYQKDIADVVNNDWIVTSPWAHLIKTSLIKDNDVKFYENRSMGEDTIFVLSCLDKANCIRNIPELLYYYRTTPNSLLHPDERKYGKYIEDYMWSNNMVYSMKNGTFYFYYKRKCHALMTILYKKDMPLVKKISNESQKASGKKILCYWLNMSLKSKILMSYILFPKFIQFFVMIFLFKICLRG from the coding sequence ATGCCGAAAATTAGTGTCATTGTTCCTGTATACAACGTTGAAAAATACATTAAAGAATGTATTGAATCTTTGTTGAATCAGTCTTTTTCTGATTTTGAACTTATTCTTGTTGATGATGGTAGTACAGATAAGTCCGCCTCAATTTGTGATTTTTATGCTTCAAAAGATTCAAGGATTAAAGTATTTCATAAACAAAACGGAGGCGTGTCTTCAGCTCGAAATCTTGGTATCGAAAAATCTGTTGGAGAATGGATTGCTTTTGTTGATTCTGATGATTATGTAGATGCAAAATATCTTGAAAACTTATACAAATCAGCATATAGCTGCGATCTTATTTCATGTGGTTTTTTTGTTACAAATGAATTTGGCGAAAAAACGAACTCAAATGTTAATCCTAGTGGATTTTTTTACCAAAAAGATATTGCCGATGTTGTTAATAATGATTGGATTGTAACCTCTCCGTGGGCTCATCTTATAAAAACATCTTTGATAAAAGATAATGACGTAAAATTTTATGAAAATCGATCTATGGGAGAAGATACGATATTTGTATTAAGCTGCTTAGATAAAGCAAATTGTATTAGAAACATTCCTGAATTACTTTATTATTATAGAACTACACCAAATTCATTATTGCATCCCGATGAAAGAAAATATGGAAAGTATATTGAAGATTATATGTGGAGCAATAATATGGTTTATTCAATGAAAAATGGGACTTTTTACTTCTATTATAAGAGAAAATGTCACGCTTTGATGACAATTCTCTATAAAAAAGACATGCCCTTAGTAAAAAAAATAAGTAATGAATCTCAGAAAGCTTCAGGAAAAAAGATTCTTTGTTATTGGCTTAATATGTCTTTAAAATCAAAAATTTTGATGTCTTATATTTTATTCCCTAAATTTATACAATTTTTCGTAATGATTTTCTTATTTAAAATCTGTTTGAGAGGATGA
- a CDS encoding glycosyltransferase, with amino-acid sequence MEKIKKMSNILIYDVAAESGGALSVLNEFYQKAKNDLNNKYFIVVSIVNFEETENIKILKYPWVKKTWFHRLFMDIFFIKRVIKKYRIDEILSLQNHCINGIKVKQSVYVHNAIPFCEHRFKLIHDPFLWFYQNIIGLITKKSLKKADGIIVQNEWMKNAIIRMQHINPNIVHVLPIKINLTHEIERIKTDKTRFFYPATAFAFKNHKVIIDAVKALSSEEKAKIEVVFTIFGNENKLSRLIKKEIEEYKLPIQLVGTLDFSNMKEYYKSSYLLFPSYVETVGLPLIEAQYFNAPIIAADLEYARCSVGNYKNALFFNYNDSEHLLKKMKQIE; translated from the coding sequence TTGGAAAAAATAAAAAAAATGAGTAATATTTTAATTTACGATGTTGCAGCAGAATCTGGTGGCGCGTTGAGCGTTTTAAATGAGTTTTATCAAAAAGCAAAAAACGACTTAAACAACAAGTATTTTATTGTTGTCAGCATCGTAAATTTTGAAGAAACGGAAAATATTAAAATCCTAAAATATCCATGGGTGAAAAAAACTTGGTTTCATAGACTTTTTATGGATATTTTCTTCATTAAGAGAGTTATAAAAAAATATAGGATAGACGAAATTTTATCCTTGCAAAACCATTGTATAAACGGAATAAAAGTCAAACAGTCTGTATACGTTCATAACGCAATACCATTCTGTGAACACAGATTTAAACTGATTCACGACCCTTTTTTATGGTTCTATCAAAATATTATTGGACTTATAACGAAAAAATCATTAAAAAAGGCTGATGGCATTATTGTTCAAAACGAATGGATGAAAAATGCTATTATCCGCATGCAACATATAAATCCTAATATCGTTCATGTTTTGCCTATAAAAATAAACTTAACACATGAAATTGAAAGAATAAAAACTGATAAAACCAGATTTTTCTATCCGGCTACAGCGTTTGCTTTTAAAAATCATAAAGTTATCATAGACGCAGTTAAAGCTCTTTCTTCAGAAGAAAAGGCTAAAATAGAGGTTGTTTTCACCATATTTGGAAATGAAAATAAATTATCAAGACTTATAAAAAAGGAAATTGAAGAATACAAATTACCAATACAACTTGTTGGGACTCTTGATTTTTCCAATATGAAAGAGTATTATAAGTCCTCATATTTACTTTTCCCATCATATGTAGAAACGGTCGGTTTACCATTGATAGAAGCTCAATATTTCAATGCTCCTATTATCGCTGCCGATTTAGAATATGCTAGATGTAGCGTAGGTAATTATAAAAATGCGCTGTTTTTCAATTATAATGATTCCGAGCATTTGTTAAAAAAAATGAAACAAATTGAGTAA
- the wecB gene encoding non-hydrolyzing UDP-N-acetylglucosamine 2-epimerase has product MSVKKLRLMTIVGTRPEIIKVSEIIKKADKYFDQILVHTGQNYDYELNKVFFEDLGLREPDYYLGVVGENLGQTMGNVISKSYELMQEVKPDALIVLGDTNSCLCVISAKRLKIPVFHMEAGNRCKDENLPEEVIRRIVDVTSDINLCYSEHARRYILDSGVKSEYTYVVGSPMAEVLSKCRDRIENSSILEKLGLKAGKYILLSAHREENIDIEQNFFSLMNAVNAMAETYDLPILYSCHPRSKKYIDARNFKFDNRVIQHKPLGFFDYNKLQQNAFCVVSDSGTIPEEGAFFKFPAVSIRTSTERPEAVDKGVFTIGSITTEQVLQAVDLAVSMHANGDCSVDVPAYTDTNVSTKVIKIIQSYVGIINKMVWKK; this is encoded by the coding sequence ATGAGTGTAAAAAAACTTCGATTGATGACTATTGTGGGAACCCGCCCAGAAATCATCAAAGTGTCCGAAATAATCAAAAAAGCAGATAAATATTTTGATCAAATTCTTGTACATACCGGACAGAATTATGATTATGAATTGAATAAGGTTTTCTTTGAAGATTTAGGTTTACGCGAGCCTGATTATTATTTGGGAGTTGTTGGAGAAAACCTCGGCCAAACCATGGGCAATGTAATTTCGAAGTCCTATGAGCTGATGCAAGAGGTAAAACCAGATGCTTTGATTGTATTAGGTGATACAAATTCTTGCCTTTGCGTGATTTCCGCAAAGCGTTTAAAAATACCGGTATTTCATATGGAAGCAGGCAATCGTTGTAAAGACGAAAACCTCCCGGAAGAAGTTATTAGAAGAATCGTTGATGTAACAAGCGATATAAACCTATGTTATTCTGAACATGCTCGACGCTATATTCTTGATAGTGGTGTAAAATCGGAGTATACATATGTAGTTGGTTCTCCGATGGCTGAAGTACTTAGCAAGTGTCGTGATAGAATAGAGAATAGCTCAATTCTTGAAAAGTTAGGTTTAAAAGCAGGAAAATATATTTTGTTATCAGCGCATCGTGAAGAAAACATCGACATCGAACAAAATTTCTTTAGCTTGATGAATGCAGTGAATGCAATGGCAGAAACTTACGACTTGCCAATTCTTTATTCTTGCCATCCAAGAAGTAAAAAATACATTGATGCAAGAAACTTCAAATTTGACAATCGAGTTATTCAACACAAACCATTGGGATTTTTTGACTATAACAAGTTGCAGCAAAATGCCTTTTGCGTTGTGTCGGATAGCGGAACAATTCCTGAAGAAGGAGCCTTCTTCAAATTTCCGGCAGTTTCAATAAGGACGAGTACGGAACGCCCTGAAGCTGTGGATAAAGGCGTCTTTACAATAGGAAGTATAACAACGGAACAGGTTCTTCAAGCTGTTGACTTAGCTGTTTCTATGCACGCCAATGGAGATTGCTCTGTTGATGTTCCTGCTTATACTGACACAAATGTAAGTACGAAAGTGATTAAGATTATTCAGAGTTATGTAGGAATAATCAATAAGATGGTTTGGAAAAAATAA
- a CDS encoding SDR family oxidoreductase translates to MKFLILGCNGMAGHIICLYLKERGHDVLGFARSKSKFIDTVVGDATNATLIKEVIGVNKFDSVINCIGILNQFAENNKASAAYLNGFLPHQLAQFTEGSDTQVIHMSTDCVFSGKRGQYTEDDVRDGVTFYDRSKALGEIEDEKNITLRNSIVGPDIDPNGIGLLNWFMQQHGEVCGFTKAMWTGQTTLQLAKTMEFAAKEKAHGLYNMVPDTSISKCDLLGLFNRYIRVEKIKINPVDKMAADKSLKRTRWDFGYKIPDYEQMIAELADWMRIHKTLYPHYGL, encoded by the coding sequence ATGAAGTTCTTGATTCTCGGTTGCAATGGCATGGCAGGCCACATAATCTGCCTTTATTTGAAGGAACGGGGTCACGATGTTCTTGGATTTGCTAGATCAAAATCCAAATTCATTGATACTGTTGTAGGCGATGCAACAAATGCAACCCTTATCAAGGAAGTTATTGGTGTAAACAAGTTTGATAGTGTTATCAACTGCATTGGCATTTTAAATCAATTTGCAGAAAACAATAAAGCAAGTGCTGCTTATTTAAATGGATTTTTACCACATCAACTGGCTCAATTTACAGAGGGTTCAGACACCCAAGTAATCCACATGAGCACAGATTGTGTATTTAGCGGCAAGCGAGGTCAATATACAGAAGACGACGTTAGGGATGGGGTCACATTTTACGATCGTTCCAAAGCTCTTGGTGAAATTGAGGACGAAAAGAACATTACGCTACGAAATTCCATAGTTGGTCCTGACATTGACCCTAATGGAATAGGGCTTTTGAATTGGTTTATGCAGCAACACGGTGAAGTGTGTGGGTTCACAAAAGCTATGTGGACAGGACAAACAACCCTACAACTAGCCAAAACAATGGAATTCGCTGCAAAAGAAAAAGCTCATGGGCTATACAATATGGTTCCTGATACTAGCATATCCAAATGCGATCTTCTAGGCTTATTCAACAGGTATATCAGAGTTGAAAAGATTAAAATAAATCCTGTAGACAAAATGGCTGCGGACAAATCGTTAAAAAGAACTCGCTGGGATTTTGGCTATAAAATTCCTGATTATGAGCAAATGATTGCAGAATTGGCTGATTGGATGAGAATACATAAGACTTTGTATCCTCATTATGGTTTGTAA
- a CDS encoding polysaccharide biosynthesis protein encodes MSNFNGATLLITGGTGSFGNTVLKHFLETDIGQIRIFSRDEKKQDDMRHELQAKHPDYAAKVKFYIGDVRDYRSIKDAMPGVDYIFHAAALKQVPSCEFFPMQAVKTNVEGTDNMLHAAIEAGVKRVVCLSTDKAAYPINAMGISKAMMEHVITANARVAAERGNTVICCTRYGNVMCSRGSVIPLFVDQIRAGNPITITNPDMTRFLMNLDEAVDLVQFAFEHANPGDLFVQKADASTIGDLAKAVQQLFGDTGTRIIGTRHGEKLYETLLTSEERLRSEDMGNYFRVSADNRDLNYDKFFIKGQVLTQADEAYTSHNTIRLDVEGIIKKLLTTDYVQEELKIQK; translated from the coding sequence ATGTCGAATTTCAATGGAGCAACACTGTTAATTACTGGTGGAACAGGAAGCTTTGGAAACACTGTTTTGAAGCATTTCCTAGAAACGGATATTGGTCAGATTCGTATTTTCTCTCGTGACGAGAAAAAACAAGATGATATGCGCCATGAGCTTCAAGCCAAACACCCTGACTACGCAGCAAAAGTCAAGTTCTATATTGGCGATGTTCGTGATTATCGATCCATCAAAGATGCTATGCCTGGAGTCGACTATATATTTCATGCGGCTGCTCTCAAACAAGTGCCATCTTGCGAATTTTTCCCAATGCAGGCCGTCAAAACTAATGTTGAAGGAACTGATAACATGCTTCACGCTGCAATTGAAGCAGGCGTAAAGAGAGTTGTTTGCCTTAGTACCGATAAAGCTGCATACCCGATTAATGCAATGGGTATTTCTAAAGCGATGATGGAACATGTCATTACCGCGAATGCTCGTGTAGCTGCGGAACGTGGAAATACAGTGATATGCTGTACTCGATATGGAAATGTCATGTGCTCAAGAGGGTCTGTAATACCTCTGTTTGTTGACCAAATTAGAGCGGGAAACCCAATTACAATTACAAATCCTGACATGACACGTTTTTTGATGAACCTTGACGAAGCTGTCGACTTGGTTCAATTTGCGTTTGAGCATGCCAATCCAGGAGATCTTTTTGTTCAAAAAGCCGATGCAAGTACAATTGGAGACTTGGCGAAGGCTGTTCAACAGCTTTTCGGAGATACCGGAACAAGAATTATCGGCACGCGTCATGGCGAAAAACTTTACGAAACGCTTCTTACTTCTGAAGAACGCTTAAGAAGTGAAGATATGGGAAATTATTTCCGAGTGTCTGCAGATAATCGAGACTTGAATTATGACAAGTTCTTTATCAAAGGACAGGTCTTAACACAAGCCGATGAAGCCTACACCAGCCATAATACAATTCGCTTGGATGTCGAAGGAATTATTAAAAAGCTCCTTACGACTGATTATGTTCAAGAAGAGTTAAAGATTCAAAAATAG
- a CDS encoding glycosyltransferase family 4 protein, whose product MEKQQNKLRILLVSQYFYPEVFRINDIAIEWVKRGYDVTVLTGIPNYPQGEFYKGYSKTERTSEIWNGIKIIRLPIEPRKKGSFNLAKNYLSFVLAGRKWIKKTKIEADVVFTYEVSPMTQALVSVWYAKKKHIPHILYVTDLWPENVEIITGIHNRLFIWPIQAMVDYIYKRTSRILTSSKSFIGAIRKRNISESKIEFWPQYAENFYKPVEKSCNSEIPDDGVCNFVFAGNIGFAQGLGILPKAAAKLREEGVIVRFNIIGNGRYMPELLGIIESLKLENYFNFIERKPAEQIPAYLAAADALLITLSKSEVFAITIPAKTQSCLACGKPILVSADGEVQQVINEAHAGLVSNSEDVDGFVRNIKNFIQMEQFKRDELGANALNYSKQHFNKNSLLARMDQIFQQEL is encoded by the coding sequence TTGGAAAAACAACAAAACAAACTACGTATCCTGTTGGTCTCTCAATACTTTTATCCGGAAGTTTTCCGGATAAATGATATCGCTATTGAGTGGGTAAAAAGAGGGTATGATGTAACTGTTTTAACAGGCATTCCCAACTATCCGCAAGGCGAATTTTATAAGGGATATAGCAAAACTGAAAGAACAAGTGAAATTTGGAATGGAATAAAAATTATCCGTCTTCCAATTGAGCCTCGTAAAAAAGGTTCTTTCAATCTTGCGAAAAATTATCTGTCTTTTGTCCTTGCGGGTAGAAAATGGATAAAAAAAACAAAAATTGAAGCCGATGTCGTATTCACTTATGAAGTGTCACCCATGACACAGGCTCTTGTAAGTGTGTGGTATGCAAAGAAAAAACACATTCCTCACATTCTCTATGTTACCGATTTATGGCCAGAAAACGTTGAAATTATAACAGGAATACACAATCGACTTTTCATTTGGCCAATCCAAGCAATGGTCGATTACATTTACAAAAGAACTTCTCGCATATTGACTTCTTCTAAAAGTTTTATAGGTGCTATAAGAAAGCGCAATATCTCAGAAAGTAAAATCGAGTTTTGGCCTCAGTATGCGGAAAATTTTTACAAACCTGTAGAAAAAAGTTGCAATTCAGAAATTCCAGATGATGGTGTTTGCAATTTTGTATTCGCAGGGAATATCGGTTTTGCTCAGGGACTTGGCATATTACCGAAGGCAGCGGCAAAGTTACGCGAAGAAGGTGTAATTGTTCGTTTCAACATAATAGGAAACGGGCGTTATATGCCTGAATTGCTTGGAATCATAGAAAGCCTAAAACTTGAAAATTACTTCAACTTTATTGAGCGTAAACCAGCTGAACAAATTCCCGCTTATTTAGCAGCTGCAGATGCTTTATTAATAACATTATCAAAAAGTGAAGTTTTTGCCATCACAATTCCAGCAAAGACACAATCGTGCCTTGCTTGTGGGAAACCCATTTTGGTTTCTGCTGATGGAGAGGTTCAGCAAGTAATCAACGAAGCACACGCCGGTCTAGTTAGCAATTCTGAAGATGTTGACGGCTTTGTGCGCAACATAAAAAATTTCATTCAAATGGAACAATTCAAAAGGGATGAGCTTGGCGCAAATGCCTTGAATTATTCAAAGCAGCATTTCAATAAAAATTCTTTGCTTGCAAGAATGGATCAGATTTTTCAACAGGAGTTATAA
- a CDS encoding NAD-dependent epimerase/dehydratase family protein: MIHILITGANSYIGTSFANYLTQPEFSGKYQVDTLDMIGDAWRSFDFSKYDSVYHVAGIAHSDNGKISEERAKLYYAVNTDLTVKCAKKAKDAGVKQFIFMSSAIVYGDSAPIGKPKFITCDTPVNPANCYGDSKVLAENGIRPLDCDTFKVVILRPPMIFGKGSKGNYPLLSKLARKLPAFPKVENKRSMLYIGNLVEFVRLMIENGEHGTFWPQNPQYSNTSEVISLIAKAHNKCCVLIPGFGWALKLMSHATGLVNKAFGNLAYDQAMSVYKEPYQKFSLQEAIEKTER, translated from the coding sequence ATGATCCACATCCTCATTACAGGCGCGAACAGCTACATCGGCACCTCCTTTGCCAATTACCTCACACAACCTGAATTTTCGGGCAAGTACCAAGTTGATACACTCGACATGATTGGTGACGCCTGGCGTAGCTTTGATTTTAGCAAGTACGACTCTGTTTACCACGTGGCAGGAATCGCCCATAGCGATAACGGTAAAATCAGCGAAGAACGTGCGAAACTCTACTACGCTGTAAATACCGACCTCACAGTGAAATGCGCCAAGAAAGCGAAGGACGCTGGCGTTAAACAGTTCATATTCATGAGCAGCGCCATCGTGTACGGCGACAGCGCCCCCATCGGTAAACCAAAATTCATCACGTGCGACACCCCAGTAAACCCGGCAAATTGTTACGGCGACAGCAAGGTTCTGGCTGAAAACGGCATCCGCCCGCTGGACTGCGACACCTTCAAGGTGGTGATTCTTCGCCCGCCCATGATATTCGGCAAGGGGAGCAAGGGTAACTACCCACTGCTCAGCAAGCTTGCCCGCAAACTGCCCGCATTCCCGAAAGTCGAAAACAAGCGCAGCATGCTCTACATCGGAAACTTGGTGGAATTCGTACGCCTGATGATTGAAAACGGCGAACATGGCACCTTTTGGCCACAAAATCCGCAGTACAGCAACACCAGCGAGGTTATCTCGCTCATTGCCAAGGCTCATAACAAGTGCTGCGTGCTCATCCCCGGATTCGGCTGGGCGCTCAAACTCATGAGCCACGCCACTGGCCTCGTGAACAAGGCTTTTGGCAACCTGGCCTACGACCAAGCCATGAGTGTGTACAAGGAACCCTACCAGAAATTCAGCCTGCAAGAGGCTATTGAGAAGACGGAGAGATAA
- a CDS encoding sugar transferase, whose product MHKTPYTLFFKRLFDIVLSGFGIIVLAIPMLVIAIAIKLDSKGPVLFKQKRVGLHKKHFNIYKFRTMRTDTPKDAPTHELSDPKKWITKVGGFLRKTSLDELPQMFNIFEGTMSIIGPRPALWNQYDLIEERDKYGANDVPVGLTGWAQINGRDELEIPVKAALDGEYVKRQSFLFDCKCFFGTFISVLKSDGVVEGGTGEIHKHEQEARQ is encoded by the coding sequence GTGCATAAGACTCCCTATACACTCTTTTTTAAGCGACTTTTTGATATCGTCCTTTCCGGTTTTGGCATCATCGTACTTGCAATCCCGATGCTTGTAATCGCTATCGCCATCAAGCTCGATAGCAAGGGTCCTGTACTCTTCAAGCAAAAACGCGTGGGTTTGCACAAGAAGCATTTTAACATCTACAAGTTCCGCACCATGCGTACCGATACGCCCAAAGACGCCCCGACGCACGAATTGAGCGACCCCAAGAAGTGGATTACCAAGGTGGGCGGATTCCTCCGCAAGACGAGCCTTGATGAACTCCCGCAGATGTTCAACATTTTTGAAGGGACCATGAGCATCATCGGCCCGCGTCCGGCGCTGTGGAACCAGTACGACTTGATTGAAGAGCGTGACAAGTATGGTGCAAATGACGTTCCCGTAGGCCTGACCGGCTGGGCTCAGATTAACGGTCGTGATGAACTTGAAATTCCTGTGAAGGCGGCACTAGACGGTGAATACGTAAAGCGCCAGAGCTTTTTGTTTGATTGCAAGTGCTTCTTTGGCACGTTTATCAGCGTGCTCAAGAGTGACGGTGTCGTAGAAGGCGGTACCGGTGAAATCCACAAGCATGAGCAGGAGGCTCGCCAATGA
- a CDS encoding retron system putative HNH endonuclease, which yields MISVKKNASLNSFTDYVYREKPRTWEDLHKQTKFPDLYSQIKLALIKEQGGVSAYTEEPISPKSHIDHFYKRSLFPKRTFDWNNLFVDGLSEHYGAKYKDSIVTNKRDYDLLISPNENNVERYFTYMENGEIIVAPGLSKQEAQRADYTIKTFNLNNSELKSRRARILKNVHDFGMGLTPNDIRSALVDAGFKTVVEYALI from the coding sequence ATGATCTCTGTCAAGAAAAACGCCTCTCTAAATTCTTTTACAGATTATGTTTATCGCGAAAAACCTAGAACATGGGAAGATCTGCATAAACAGACGAAATTTCCAGACCTCTATAGCCAAATAAAATTAGCTCTTATCAAAGAACAAGGTGGCGTTAGTGCCTACACAGAAGAGCCAATCTCTCCAAAATCTCATATAGATCATTTCTACAAGAGAAGTTTATTCCCTAAGCGAACTTTTGATTGGAACAATTTATTTGTAGACGGTCTAAGCGAACATTATGGGGCCAAATATAAAGACAGTATTGTCACCAACAAACGTGATTACGATTTGCTAATTTCTCCAAACGAAAACAATGTTGAACGATATTTTACCTATATGGAAAATGGAGAAATAATCGTTGCTCCCGGATTGTCAAAACAAGAAGCCCAAAGGGCTGATTACACGATAAAGACCTTTAATCTAAATAATTCCGAATTGAAATCAAGGCGTGCTAGAATTTTAAAAAATGTTCACGATTTTGGAATGGGATTGACGCCCAACGACATCCGATCAGCATTAGTTGATGCTGGTTTTAAAACGGTTGTTGAATATGCATTGATATAG
- a CDS encoding AAA family ATPase — translation MKSSSLARYLYISPHIKQVYIMRVKKLRIENFRGIKNLDLDFSNSKMVVFAGINGAGKTTVLVAMQFLFSWYVARLKSPKGKGLSLSDCDITNGEPYAFIEIEVVEKIGEQDQVVRWSLFKKRTSYRKNIERQASRAELNNYADSKIERFIDGKNHNLPLVDFYSVNRVVDSVPLRVRKKHALSPLDAFDSGLNNSVNFHSFFLWFREREDLENELYREHGTKFKGDVQLTAVRSAIKNLLPGYQKFRVKRDPLSFVVEKRGESFNFSQLSDGEKSYIALVCDIARKMAMANPNAEDPLKKTAVVMIDEIELHLHPEWQMGVIDHLKKTFPKVQFFLTTHSPHIITNLKNSEKDMLIALSNGEAVPTKRNQYGQTVDLILNDVFQLRSLRNDDVQKKLDELWILLKKGDCKSDKYQEILSWLKNNINPADPEFFKISLQEKRIEKGLV, via the coding sequence ATGAAATCATCATCCTTAGCAAGATATTTATATATTTCTCCTCATATAAAGCAGGTTTATATTATGAGAGTAAAGAAACTTAGAATCGAGAACTTTCGTGGAATAAAAAATCTTGATCTAGATTTTTCAAATTCAAAGATGGTCGTCTTTGCAGGAATCAACGGTGCCGGCAAAACGACAGTGCTCGTTGCAATGCAATTTCTTTTCTCATGGTATGTTGCCCGACTAAAAAGCCCCAAAGGTAAGGGATTGTCTTTAAGCGATTGCGATATTACAAATGGTGAACCATATGCCTTTATTGAAATTGAAGTTGTAGAAAAGATAGGAGAACAAGATCAAGTAGTTCGATGGTCGCTGTTTAAAAAACGTACATCATATAGAAAGAATATAGAACGACAAGCTAGTAGGGCTGAACTAAATAATTATGCCGATTCCAAGATAGAACGCTTCATAGATGGGAAAAATCACAATCTGCCATTGGTTGATTTTTATTCAGTCAACAGAGTTGTTGATTCCGTCCCGTTGCGTGTTCGTAAAAAACACGCTCTCAGTCCACTCGATGCCTTTGACAGTGGCTTAAACAATAGTGTTAATTTCCATTCATTTTTCTTGTGGTTCCGTGAACGCGAAGATCTAGAAAACGAGCTGTATCGCGAACACGGCACAAAATTCAAAGGCGATGTTCAACTCACAGCAGTCCGTTCGGCCATCAAAAATCTTTTGCCGGGTTACCAAAAGTTTCGTGTTAAACGCGATCCTCTTTCTTTTGTTGTTGAGAAAAGAGGCGAATCATTTAATTTTAGTCAATTGTCCGATGGCGAAAAGTCATACATTGCGTTAGTTTGCGACATAGCCCGCAAAATGGCGATGGCGAATCCTAATGCAGAAGATCCGCTCAAAAAAACGGCGGTTGTGATGATAGACGAAATTGAGTTGCACTTGCACCCCGAATGGCAAATGGGGGTTATAGACCATCTCAAAAAAACATTCCCAAAGGTGCAATTCTTTTTGACAACGCATTCACCGCATATCATTACCAATCTAAAAAACTCTGAAAAAGACATGCTTATAGCATTGTCCAATGGCGAAGCGGTCCCTACAAAGCGAAACCAGTACGGTCAGACGGTCGATTTGATATTAAATGATGTATTTCAGTTGAGAAGCTTACGAAATGACGATGTTCAAAAGAAATTAGATGAACTTTGGATTTTGCTAAAAAAAGGTGATTGTAAATCAGATAAGTATCAAGAGATTCTATCCTGGCTCAAAAACAATATAAACCCCGCTGACCCAGAATTTTTTAAAATTTCCTTGCAAGAAAAGCGTATAGAGAAGGGGCTTGTATGA